The following proteins are encoded in a genomic region of Gadus macrocephalus chromosome 19, ASM3116895v1:
- the LOC132447802 gene encoding endoplasmic reticulum-Golgi intermediate compartment protein 2-like, protein MRRLSRRKALSLVKELDAFPKVPDSYMETSASGGTVSLLAFGVMAVLAVLEFFVYRDTWMKYDYEVDKDFSSKMRINIDITVAMKCQHVGADILDLAETMIMSNGLKYEPVIFELSPQQRLWHRTLLVIQKGLGEQHSLQDVLYKTVHKGAPTTLPLREGASLEPLSACRIHGHIYVNKVAGNFHITVGKPIQHPRGHAHIAAFVSHQTYNFSHRIDLLSFGEEVPGVIHPLDGTQKTTPNNNQMFQYFITVVPTKLHTYKISADTHQFSVTEREREIDHAAGSHGVAGIFVKYDTSALMVTVREQHMPLGQFLVRLCGIVGGVFSTTGMLHRFVGSCVDVVCCRFKLGVYKPTEVRVSTDLTLRRVRTQPPEAGPD, encoded by the exons ATGAGGCGTCTGTCCCGGCGGAAGGCGCTGAGCCTGGTGAAGGAGCTGGACGCGTTCCCGAAGGTCCCGGACAGCTACATGGAGACCTCGGCGTCCGGGGGCACAG TCTCGTTGCTGGCCTTCGGGGTCATGGCCGTTCTAGCCGTGCTGGAGTTTTTCGTTTACCGCGACACTTGGATGAAGTACGACTACGAGGTGGACAAGGACTTCTCCAG CAAAATGAGAATAAATATCGACATCACCGTTGCAATGAAGTGCCAGC ATGTCGGCGCTGATATTCTGGATCTGGCTGAAACCATGATTATGTCCAACGGTCTGAAGTATGAACCT GTGATCTTCGAGCTGTCGCCTCAACAGAGACTCTGGCACAG AACTTTGCTGGTGATCCAGAAGGGTCTGGGAGAGCAGCACTCCCTCCAGGACGTGCTGTACAAGACCGTCCACAAGGGGGCGCCAACGACCCTCCCCCTGAG aGAGGGCGCATCCTTGGAGCCACTGAGCGCGTGCAGGATCCATGGGCACATCTATGTCAACAAGGTGGCGGGAAACTTCCACATCACGGTGGGAAA GCCGATACAGCACCCCCGCGGTCACGCCCACATCGCCGCCTTCGTCAGCCACCAAA CGTATAACTTCTCCCACCGGATAGACCTCCTGTCCTTTGGGGAAGAGGTGCCAGGAGTCATCCATCCCCTGGATGGAACACAGAAAACCACCCCTAACA ATAACCAGATGTTCCAGTACTTCATCACCGTGGTGCCCACCAAACTACACACCTACAAGATCtccgcagacacacaccagttCTCCGTCACAGAGCGG GAGCGGGAGATCGACCACGCGGCAGGCAGCCACGGCGTCGCCGGCATCTTCGTGAAGTACGACACCAGTGCCTTGATGGTGACGGTGCGCGAGCAGCACATGCCCCTCGGACAGTTCCTGGTGCGCCTGTGTGGCATCGTGGGGGGCGTCTTCTCCACCACAG gTATGCTGCACAGGTTCGTGGGCTCCTGTGTGGACGTTGTCTGCTGCCGCTTCAAACTGGGAGTCTACAAACCCACAGAGGTGAGGGTGAGTACTGACTTAACCCTGAGAAGAGTCCGGACTCAACCCCCTGAGGCGGGTCCTGACTGA
- the si:dkey-97m3.1 gene encoding fatty acyl-CoA reductase 1, which translates to MTAMVADYYAGKNVLITGGTGFMGKVLVEKLLRSCPGVKALYLLVRPKASQSVEQRLSDMVKCKLFARVREEDPDFHQKIIAVSSELTQPGLALGPQDVEMLCGCINIVFHCAATIRFDAPLKQALQLNVIATMQLLGLARKMQHLEAFIHVSTAYANCNLHHIDEVIYPPPVEPTKLIDSLSWMEDSIVEDITPRLIGDRPNTYTYTKALAEYAVQQEQEHLNIGIIRPSIVGASWQEPFPGWIDNFNGPSGVFIAAGKGLLRTMRANHDAVADLIPVDVVINLTLSAGWYTAVHRPKTAMVYNCTTGGINPFHWGEIEYHVMNTFKTNPLEQAFRRPNANITSNYLINQYWMLVSHRCPAILYDMYLRLSGQKPTMMRIFNRLHKAIGLLEYFSNQDWEWKSDNMSMLLNQLTVEDRKTFNFDVRQLNWPEYIENYCIGTKKYVLNEEMSDIPVAQKHLRKLRNIRYTFNTLLLIFIWRVFIARSQMAHNIWYFVSFVGEPIVTSACTLYSYCSEHLQQFLPLQRLKWDYGQT; encoded by the exons ATGACGGCGATGGTGGCGGACTACTACGCGGGCAAGAACGTGCTGATCACAGGCGGCACGGGCTTCATGGGCAAGGTGCTGGTGGAGAAGCTGCTGCGCTCTTGCCCCGGGGTCAAGGCCCTCTACCTGCTGGTGCGGCCCAAGGCCAGCCAGTCCGTGGAGCAGAGGCTCAGCGACATGGTGAAGTGCAAG CTGTTTGCGCGTGTGCGGGAGGAGGACCCCGACTTCCACCAGAAGATCATTGCGGTGAGCAGCGAGCTGACCCAGCCCGGCCTGGCCCTCGGCCCGCAGGACGTGGAGATGCTCTGCGGCTGCATCAACATCGTCTTCCACTGCGCAGCCACCATCCGCTTCGACGCGccactcaa GCAGGCGCTGCAGCTTAATGTGATCGCCACCATGCAGCTGCTGGGTCTGGCCCGCAAGATGCAGCACCTGGAGGCCTTCATCCACGTCTCCACCGCGTACGCCAACTGCAACCTCCACCACATCGACGAGGTCATCTACCCCCCTCCCGTGGAGCCTACCAAGCTCATTGACTCGCTGTC GTGGATGGAGGACAGCATCGTGGAGGACATCACGCCACGGCTGATTGGCGACCGGCCCAACACCTACACGTACACCAAGGCGCTGGCGGAGTACGCGgtgcagcaggagcaggagcaccTCAACATCGGCATCATCAGACCCTCCATCGTGGGCGCCAGCTGGCAGGAGCCCTTCCCT GGCTGGATCGACAACTTCAACGGGCCGAGTGGAGTCTTCATAGCC GCGGGGAAGGGCCTCCTGCGTACCATGAGGGCCAACCATGACGCGGTGGCGGACCTGATCCCGGTGGACGTGGTGATCAACCTGACGCTGTCCGCTGGCTGGTACACGGCCGTGCACAG GCCTAAGACGGCGATGGTCTACAACTGCACCACAGGGGGCATCAACCCCTTCCACTGGGGCGAGATCG AGTACCACGTGATGAACACCTTCAAGACCAACCCCCTGGAGCAGGCCTTCCGCCGGCCCAACGCCAACATCACCTCCAACTACCTGATCAACCAGTACTGGATGCTGGTGAGCCACCGGTGCCCCGCCATCCTCTACGACATGTACCTGCGTCTCTCCGGACAGAAGCCCAC GATGATGCGTATCTTCAACCGGCTCCACAAGGCCATCGGCCTGCTGGAGTACTTCAGCAACCAGGACTGGGAGTGGAAGTCTGACAACATGAGCATGCTGCTGAACCAGCTCACGGTGGAGGACCGCAAG ACGTTCAACTTTGACGTGCGGCAGCTGAACTGGCCAGAGTACATCGAGAACTACTGCATCGGGACCAAGAAATACGTCCTCAATGAGGAGATGTCCGACATCCCTGTGGCCCAGAAACACCTGAGGAA GCTGAGGAACATCCGCTACACCTTCAACACGCTGCTCCTCATCTTCATCTGGAGGGTGTTCATCGCCCGCTCCCAGATGGCCCACAACATCTGGTACTTCGTG AGTTTTGTCGGGGAGCCGATAGTCACCAGTGCCTGCACACTCTACAGCTACTGCAGTGAACATTTACAACAATTCCTGCCACTGCAGCGATTAAAG TGGGACTATGGGCAGACCTAG